A genomic segment from Nicotiana tabacum cultivar K326 chromosome 7, ASM71507v2, whole genome shotgun sequence encodes:
- the LOC107766180 gene encoding glyoxysomal fatty acid beta-oxidation multifunctional protein MFP-a-like, producing the protein MSSKSRSTIEVGADGVAVITIVNPPVNSLSLDVLYSLEEKLQEGLRRDDVKAIVVIGYQGNFSGGFHISSFADLQQGKVAQPKPGYVSVDILTDTVEAARKPFVAAIDGHALGGGLEIAMCCHARISTPNAQLGLPELHLGIIPGFGAKLAKGEEALDLGLVDAIVSPNQLLETARKWALDIWERKRPWIPTLNRNDKVESVSDAKDILKFARAQAIKQAPNLYHPLAYIDVIEEGVVSGPRAGLMKEYETFEVLLRSDTCKALVHIFFARRGTTKVPGVTDLGLVPRHVKKVAIVGGGLMGSGIATAFLLSNYAVILKEVNDKFLEAGIDRVKGKKQICNATLKGKLSEEKFEKALSLLKGTLDYESFKDVDMAVTEDVPLKQQIFIDLEKFCPPHCILASNTSTIDLNLIGERTKSQDRIIGAHFFSPAHVIPLLEIVRAQQTSPQVIVDLLDVGKKIKKTPVVVRNCTGFAVNRMFFPYTQAALLLVEHGTDMYCIDRAFTKFGMHMGPFRLCDLIGIGVAMATEAQFILNMPDRTYKSMLIPLMQQDKRLGETTQRGFYIYDERCKAKPDPEIKKYIEKARDISGVSTDTKLLHLSVLDLNQLEKLSDKDIVEMISFPVVNEACRLLAEGIAVKAADLDIASVMGTSVMF; encoded by the exons ATGAGCTCAAAGAGTAGAAGTACCATTGAGGTTGGAGCTGATGGAGTTGCTGTTATCACCATTGTTAACCCTCCTGTCAATTCTCTTTCCTTAGATG ttttgtACAGCTTGGAAGAGAAATTACAGGAAGGCTTAAGGAGAGATGATGTGAAGGCAATTGTTGTGATAG GTTATCAAGGAAATTTCTCGGGTGGTTTCCATATCTCTTCCTTTGCTGACTTGCAACAAGGAAAAG TTGCCCAACCAAAACCTGGTTATGTATCAGTTGATATTCTCACCGACACTGTGGAAG CTGCGCGAAAACCTTTTGTGGCAGCCATTGATGGTCATGCTTTAGGTGGAGGACTAGAAATTGCAATG TGTTGTCATGCACGGATTTCCACTCCGAATGCACAACTTGGATTGCCAGAACTTCACCTTGGTATAATTCCTGGATTTGGAG CAAAACTTGCTAAAGGGGAGGAAGCTCTTGATCTTGGCCTAGTTGATGCTATAGTTTCACCTAACCAATTATTGGAAACTGCTCGTAAATGGGCACTCGATATTTGGGAGCGCAAAAGACCTTGGATTCCCACTCTTAACAGAAATGACAAGGTAGAGTCTGTTAGTGATGCAAAGGATATTCTAAAGTTTGCTAGAGCTCAAGCCATCAAACAGGCTCCAAATCTTTATCATCCTTTAGCCTACATAGATGTTATTGAAGAGGGCGTAGTGTCCGGTCCACGTGCTGGACTTATGAAG GAGTATGAAACATTCGAAGTTCTTCTTCGTTCAGACACTTGTAAGGCCTTAGTCCACATTTTCTTTGCTCGTCGTGGAACGACTAAG GTTCCAGGGGTGACTGATCTGGGATTAGTGCCACGACACGTTAAGAAAGTTGCGATTGTTGGAGGTGGATTAATGGGTTCTGGAATTGCAACTGcatttcttcttagtaattatgCTGTGATCTTAAAAGAAGTTAATGACAAATTTCTGGAGGCTGGGATTGATAGAGTAAAAGGTAAAAAG CAAATCTGCAACGCCACGTTAAAAGGAAAATTGAGTGAAGAGAAGTTTGAAAAAGCTCTCTCCCTACTCAAGGGTACTCTTGATTATGAAAGCTTTAAAGATGTTGACATG GCTGTCACTGAAGACGTACCTTTAAAGCAACAAATATTTATTGATCTAGAGAAGTTTTGCCCTCCACATTGTATACTTGCTAGTAATACCTCTACAATTGACTTGAATTTGATTGGAGAAAGGACCAAATCTCAAGATCGTATTATTGGAGCTCACTTTTTCAG TCCGGCTCATGTGATCCCACTTCTGGAAATTGTTCGCGCTCAacagacatctccacaagtaaTAGTAGACTTGCTTGATGTTGGAAAGAAGATAAAGAAAACCCCTGTAGTAGTAAGGAATTGCACTGGTTTTGCTGTCAACAGAATGTTCTTCCCTTATACCCAAGCTGCTCTTTTGCTTGTTGAACATGGAACTGATATGTATTGCATTGATAGAGCTTTTACTAAATTTGGAATGCATATGGGTCCCTTCAG ACTGTGTGATCTTATTGGAATTGGTGTTGCAATGGCTACTGAAGCTCAGTTTATATTGAATATGCCCGATAGAACTTACAAGTCAATGCTTATTCCACTCATGCAACAAGATAAAAGATTAG GTGAAACGACTCAGAGAGGGTTCTATATATACGATGAAAGATGCAAAGCCAAGCCTGATCCAGAAATTAAGAAATACATTGAGAAGGCAAGAGATATTTCTGGTGTCAGTACTGATACTAAG CTCTTACACTTAAGTGTTTTGGACTTGAATCAGCTGGAAAAACTCTCGGACAAGGATATCGTCGAAATGATATCATTCCCTGTAGTTAATGAAGCATGCAGATTACTTGCTGAAGGCATTGCTGTCAAAGCTGCTGATCTTGACATTGCTTCTGTTATGGGCACATCTGTTATGTTCTGA